The DNA region ttattcactccgagctttcgccgttctacggcatcatcagggaggacgataaaatatttgcgctatggttttaaacgttggaggtgccactgtaaattagcatagtgtAAAACTAGCCAGTAGGACGCATGAAAACTAATGGCgtgataaaatgttctaaaatatgtgttaaaaccgttaattaaaatagctcattaaaataaatcattaaaatagaaGATCGTTAAGTTCAGTGCATTCCTCGCGGGAGTTCAGTCCCGGCTTGTGCTTTCTGATGTAATACGCTTCGTACAATCGCAGATTGAGGGGGTCATTTTCACGCGTGATTACTTTGACTTCAATGTTATGGCTGTTGTTGCGATGGTGTGTTGTGAGATGTTTTTTACCGACGAGTTGTCGTTGGTcaagtgttcttttgttcgatcATGTAGGAATCGTGTCGTGCTTCCGATGTAATATCCGCCACAAGCTTTGCACGTGAGCTGATAAACGGTGTTTCTCTGTAGGCATAAATTGGTGTCTGCGATAGGGCAGTTTGGTCTGTTGCATTTCCTTTCTGTTGTGTTGTGTGAAAGGGCTTGTCTCAGAGTGTAGGACTTGTGGGCGATTCGCACTGGGATGTTTTCTCTCTTGAAGATTCCCGTGATTTTTCGGTTTAGCCGGTCTGAGATGAACGGGATTTTGAGATAATGCCACTCTTTTGTCTGTGTTTGGGGGTCTCTTTGGTGATTCTGCAGgtgttttgtttcatgtatgGTGCGTTCTGGATATCCGTTGAGGCGGAGAATGTTGTCGAAGTCGCGGTCGTGTTTGTTGGATGTTATTTGGGTTGAACATCTCTGCTGTATACGCCTCCGTTCGTTGCGGATGAAGTTGGTCTTTGAGCGCTTTGGTAGGGCAGACTGGTGGTGTACAAAAAGCGGCTTTTTCGCAGGTTTCTTGTAAAATTCAAAGGAGCTTTCGCCGTTCGTCGTGATAGTGACTTTGAAGTCAAGTAGTGATAGAGATAGGCCTTCTGGTGATGCAGTGGGTTTCTCGATCTCAAATTTTAGTCTCGGGTGTAGACTGTTCATGGAATTCATTTGCCTTCTCTTCATTGGCTGTTTGAAGATATATGTCGTCTACGTAGCGTTTGTATGGGCTGATGAGGCGGTAGGATGAGAGGGCGATTTGTTCAAGTTTATCCATGAACAGAATGGCTAAGATGCCTGAAATGCTGGAGCCCATTGGTAGGCCTTCGGTCTGGCGGAAAATGCGGTCTTCAAAGGTGAAGTACATGTTGTTGAGCGTGACGCTGAGCAGTTCTGCGACGTCAAGCCTGGATAGATGGAACGTGCTGTGTTCAATCCTGTCGACGGTGTTATCGATGGCTTCTTGGATAGGTATGGATGTGTACAGGGATACTACGTCCAGGCTGCATGGGTACGGTAGTGTCTTATTGTTGTTGGAGTCCCCATCTTGTATGCGTTCGATAAGTTCGTAGCTGTTCTCAAGGTGTGTTGGAACGCTTGTCAGTAGGGGTTTGAGGGTTTTCGAAAGCAACCACGAGATTCGTTGTGTGGGCCCGTTGATGTTTGATACAATAGGTCTTATTTTGATATCTGGGCCCGTCTTGTGCGTCTTgattttagtttagtttctgaAATCTCAAACTGCTATCAAGAGCGATTCTTGAAATTCGGTGTGCACAGTCTTTGCGTCACGTCATGCAAGTGCATTTGGTTTTTCGCGTACGCTGAAAGGTTTTGGATGCGAACAGGCAAAAGTGGAGGCGAACCTGTTTTACTGCGGGGGGCGAACTCGTGAAGGTGGTAGGTGGCAAACTTGCAATAGGGCGAAGCCTTCAGACACATTTCCGCCTTTTGACTCAATGGTCTAATTTATAGTCTTCACTGGCAAAGAATACTGAGACTGAATGAGATGTCTTTCAACGAAGACGATTGTGGAAATTTTCCACGTGTGATTCAGTTCGCTTCCCTGTTTAGGATTATTTGACGTGCTACCAGCCACTGAGAGGGCAGGAATTTTGCAGGAACTATCTCTGAGAACAGCTTGTAGGATCCCTCGCAAGGAAACTGGGAACCACTTCTGACGTTTCAACGTGTAACGCCTGTCACATTTTACTGTTACTTCCTTTATTTCATGTCAGTTTCTCGTTTCCTTATCTTCTCACGTACGCCGGTCCACTAAGTATTAGTAAAATACTTTGTGGAACAGCTTTTATTCGTCTAGATGTTGTCAACAGACGAGGAGGATAATTCACCGCTCATTCAGAGGACTGAAAGTATGgttttctctctctcttattTTTGCAATCACGACGAGCTTTATTAAGTTGCACTAACCTgattaacttaaaattttaccAAGACCCAGTCAAAATTGAATTGCgactaaaaagttttttttcatggtttGTATTCtgtcaagtaatttttttaattaatgctATAATTTATAGCAGTCAATGCGTCCAAATAGAAAGCGAAATTTgataatattatttatttttcttgaaatttcaaccGGCCTCGAAGACCTACTCTGTACTGTCAGGCCTCGAAGACCTACTCTGTACTTGCTTAATTGGTATTTAATCTGTCAATCTAATTTTTTGACAACAAGATATTAAATTAGTAGCTAAATGCATGAAGCCATCTTAACATGCCCTTTTCAGAGGATTGTATTAAATGTACACACTGCATCACTATAATTTAGGGCATCATGCTTATGCATCTCAAAGAGACCAAAGTCAATGTTGAGTTAATTATAAAAGCTAATTAAGGCTAACCAGTGCTGCATTTATTTAATAGTTTCTCTTAGTATGCACACTAATATAAGACAGTCTAATCTTTTAGGCTCAAACCTTGAAGCAAACCTTACAGGTATGAAACTGCTAATTCTCTGTGAGAAACTATCAGTTCCCTTAGCTCGATAATCTCAGCCGTATTATTGTAAAGTAATGCAAACCAAAGAGGTGTTATCGCTTACATGTAGGTAATAAGATGACCATGTGTAAAGATTTTCAgaaagagagatgtttttccCACATGTTACTTGATAGATTAGACTTAATTTTTCTTGTGAGtaaagggggaaagtttctaaagaaactgtggtgttgcatcagtgggagagtataaccgggtaatttagtattatcaactgagttgataacataaattggccactgtaaagagtttcaaagctgatgttttgagtgttagccctccTTGttgttattcattcattcatttgctttgacaaagggctaacatgCAAAACGCGAACTTTAAAACtatttacagtggccaatttacattctCAGGTCAGTTGATTTGccttttattttcaagtgtCACCTCAGGTGGTATTTACTATCAGAACTGATTTTATAGCTTTGTCATCTTGCATCTGTTACTGTTGAGTTTTAATACAGTACATCGCTGGGATTATtgtatattttttatgttttagtAACCTGAGTAATTTTTGGCTGTTAATTATTTATATGATGTTACCAAACATTCATGTCATTGGATTGCAAAAGAATAAAGATAATTtataccaatttttttccaatcatGAAAGCATTTCTTGGAAGCAGGTATTCAAAGTTAAGACTGTTGTTAAATTAACCAGTCCAGAACTCAGGCAAAATAAGTATTTTGCTAGATATTATTCAAcacaaaatggcaaaaaaagtgaaataccTTTGTTAGATTTAGATTCCTAAATCCTGTAAGATAATTGGATAATAGTGCAATACCACAAGgtttctctttgttttacaCTTTGTAGGAAACACAGTTTTATGGTATTCACCTTTATAAAACTGATATGATTAAATTAAGGAAGACAGATTTATCCTAACCCTGTCATACCCTGGTGATGATGATTTCATGATTTATATTATCTATGTTTCATCAGTCAGGAGTTCTGTGTGCCATGTGCGAGACTGGGTTGGCTGTATTGTGGCAACATTCCTGATCATCTTTGGAATCAGTTGTATTTCAGTAATCAGTGTGTACAAGGCAAAGGTCAAAAATGAGGTAAAGAGAACTAAAGTTTGTTAGATACATGCCTTTCTACAACAAATGTCAATGAAATCCTCTGGCAGGTTTGATGAATTcaatttttataaataatttcttttgattttagtATGGCATTGTACTGGATGCAGGATCAACACATACCAGTATGTTTGTTTACAAATGGACAGTTGATGATGTTGTGAAAGGCACAGCACTTGTGGAGGAGATTGGAGAGTGTGTTGTTAAGGATAAAGGTAAATATGAAAGCACTTATTACtggaaacaaaatgttttttaaataaattcaagaGTAGGAGATTAATATGTATTGTGCATATGTATTAAAGCCCCTTGCATGAAATGCCTAttgacttattaaaaaaattcaggcaattTAGAGCATTCAggcaaaaagtttttttttgaaaagtataTGTAGAAGAGCATTGTCAGATAATCAATGAATGATATGTTCTGCCATATAATGAGTTCATTGCTTTTCTACAGCTTGCTACTCCGAAAAGAAGTTAGTATAATATGTTAAGTATAAGGATTGCCAAGCTAGTATTATTGATAAGAATTATTCTTTGTCCAGACTGTAGCTGTAACAGATATTAtccctttagctcccatgagtgatcaagacagaatttctctttacaatatcaatacaatatcaaccagataagtgatgagaataaagaaaaatatgaattgagggataattagttgatccaataccaagttctctgaactaacattataagaattctatggttgactgtaaggagaatttaaaatttgatctgggaattaaagggttaaaagtcaTCGTTAATGTGTACTCCTGTTGGTTGAAGTTCACTATGATTTCCTGCTCCCTTCTTTTGTAGATAATCATGTGGCAGGAATATCAAGTTATGTATCAGATCCTGCTGAAGCTGGACAGTCACTACAGGGTTGTATAACAAACACAGCAAAGAAGTTGATACCTTCCTACCTACGAAAAAGGTCACCAATCTACCTTGGAGCTACTGCAGGCATGAGGTTGCTTAAGTAAGGGCTCAAACATTCTTTACATGATCAATAGATTATAAAACAGGGGAAGCTTTATTAAGCAACTCCATATCAAGTGGTCACTCCATTTTAAGCAGTCAGTTTTTAAAGTCCTGCAATTTTCTCCCCTTAATTACTGTCAGTAATTTTTACCTAGAGCTATTAACTCTTTGACTTCCAggatctgactgttaattctcccctctagctgctacacacttccttgttaattagttgcaagaatttgtcGTTAGATCAAGacgataacaacttctacctgatacatttgagtattctcattacctgtttgttggatagtgcatggatattgtagggagaagttgcatgtaaatcacctctgggagttaaagggttaagtggtcACCTATATTAAGCCTTGATGATCACCCTTGACTTCATCCCAATGGCCTGTTTTTATTGTCTTCCACATGTAATGAACATTCACGAAATGCTGAACCACTCAAACAAAACTAAGCATAATTTCttacattaaaaaattcattcCATGTTTGTGacccctattctgtggaacctgtatttagcaATCAAATTATATTTAGCAGTCACCCCATCATTTGCTGTGGGTGTCTGCTCAATGAAGGTTTGACTGTAACTGACCCAGCTGTATATACTCACAgttcttaaataattttttccattaacTGTTGCTTAGACTGTAAATCTTATTGTATAACTCTGAGTTTTTggcccaaaaaagaaaaaggatgtAGTACAATTGTTGTAATCCTCTTCCAACCTGTTTCACTCATGGCTATATGTCTGAGAAGTTGAAGAGGAAATTTAGGAAAATAAGAAGCATTAGCAAATTGGGTGTTGTGGGTGTCATCATCAATTGGAGGAAGTAATTCAAACCAAGAAGTAGATTTCAAAGTGGATATGTCCCAGTCTTTTTTCAAACACTTTAACCACTACAAACAGAGTACAACGTACTCACACTGACTCAAAAACATTATGTACCTGCCACATTTTCAGGGAAATGAATCCTGCAGCAGCAAGTAGTATCCTTGCATCTGTACGAAAAACATTGAAGAGCTCACCCTTCATGTTTGAAGATGACTATGCCCGTATCATCAGTGGTGAAGAAGAAGGACTATCTTCCTGGGTTACTGTCAATTACCTAAATGGTAACTTTAATACCTCACAGGTGTGTGGTGAATAATGAAGTTAAGAATTTGCATATTACAGAGCTAGTTAGATATATCTCTTTGTTATTTGTATTCACTTAATATGCATCAATAATCATAATGATTGTTCATGATTCAATCGTCAATATATTACTAATACTCTACCAATTGTTAGGTATAGTATGCCATAGCCATTGGTGCTTATCCCAGATACAACCTCTCGGTGTCTTCATGCGACTCACATTGTCTCAATGTCAGAAAAAGTTGTATTATTGTATATATGTTGTATTTCAAGTAGAGAGAATTAGATGGTAGATATCTTGGAAAACTGTTTCCTGCCTCCTTAAGCTTTAGATCAAGTTAAATAAAGACAGCAAGCTAAAGCAGACTATACACAATGACCTGTTTGGTGCTCCACTTGGGATCTCATGCTCaggatttaaccctttaactcccagatcaaatttggtattctctttactgtcaaccatgcaattcttataatgttagttcagagaatttagtattggatcatctaatTATactcaaattgatatttttctttattctcgtcacttatctttttaatattgtacagatattgtaaggagaaattctgtcttagtcactcatgggagttaaagggttaagggactAATTGTTAGGCCACTGCTTTACCAATCACATCTGTAATGatgtaaatttatttgtaaatttattattcaaaatgtTGTCCATTACTCACAGGAAACAATAGGAGCTTTGGACATGGGAGGTGCATCTACACAAATAACATTTACTTCCTCCAAAGCAGCTCAACATTCtagtaaattaaaattgtatggGACAAAGTATCAGCTGTATACACACAGCTACCTATGTTATGGCAAAAAAGAGGCAGAGAGAAGATTTTATGCACAACTTGTTAAAGTAAGTACAGTTAAAGTGAGATTAAGTTCCAAGGGGTTACTCCTATCTGCAGCTATAAGCGAGACAAAGGGTTTTCTCATGTTTTGAGGAAAACATTtccttgagatttttttcctagataaagaatatataaatttttttacccAGGTAGGGTAGGGCTCCAACTTAAATCTGAAGGGACTCTATCATAGACTTAAAACAGGTTCCTAAGGGTCCCATCagcacccacccacccacccaaaGATTTGTAGAGTTTCCTCAGTTGGAAAAATTTCCCTCACCTTCGGTGGTACTGTATTTGATTTGCAGTTACCATTTCCAAATGCCTCATGTTTCCTCATTTTTGTCAAAAGGAATCTAACTCAACTGCAAAAGTTTACAACCCATGTGGACCCAAAGGCTACATGCAGAACATAACATCAACGTATCTAAGGAGTTCTCCTTGTGTGAAAGGACTTACCTCCAACCAGACTACATTTACTCTGATGGGAACTGGGAACTACTCCCTTTGTTCCAAAGAAGTCAGTAAACTTTTCAACTTTACATCATGTCAGGGCAACAGCAGCTGTTCATTTGATAGTGTTTATCAACCAACCACGgatggaaaacaattttttgtaagTACAATATTCACTTAAACTACAATGCAAACAGCCTTTACTTTCCCCAAAAATCGTTGAAGAAGGAGCATTAAAAATGGGTAAAAATTGTCAACTATTTCCACTTTTTTACTGCATACGAACCAACACACTAACAAAGGAAGTTTGGGAGTGCTTACCATTGAATATTTATTGGTTATTTATTTTGCTAACTAATGGAGAATTCAGACATTTCTTTGCTCCTCTGAGATTTTTTGCGCTGGGCGCTGCGTATGGTGTTTTCTTTATGGATCGTACAATGTTGTCACTCTTCGTACGTTACTGATTGTGAGGCTAATATATATGCATTATTGGACTAGCATGAGGTCAATAATGCATATTGACCTCATGCATAATGCGTTTTTATGGCTGGACAGGCGTGATCATATAAGGATGTATTTCATAACGTTCAAGACACTCGTGGTTTTATTTGCTGGACTCCCTTTTTGAAATAACTTCGGATGCTCCATTTTGCGTCTCTGTCCGGGTAGCCAAACACGGTCTTACATTCATCTTGCTAGCTCGAGAAGCTAATCAGAAAACGGAACCGCTTCATATTGCTTGGGTAGCCCATGCAGATGTGGTGTATACTTCTTCTTGCCGGCTCGGGTAGCCATTAAGAACACGGTATTCGCGTCATCTTGTGGGCTTGGTTAGCCAATGCGGACGCGGTGTACCCTTTCTTGCTGTCTTGAGTGGCCAATCAGGACGAGGTATTCCTTCCATCTTTCTGTttcgggtagccaatcagaacgcgcTATTCGATTCATCTTACCCGCTTCCAAAGTGAGCCACATAATGAAAAAATGTTGTTACTGTAGAGGAAAGTACTCATCGCGTGTCCTATTTATGAAAGTAATCATTAGCGTGTAAGCGACTTAAGTTCAAGTTGAACAATAACGattatgtttgttttgatattggTAAACATTTACCTTTTcagtattttgaattaaatGCCCAGGGTAAGTTATTTTCCTGATAATTTTTTAGGCATTTTCTGGTTATTACACTGTTACTAAAGATCTTAATCTCACAAGTAACGCGTCACTTGATCAGCTACAAGCCTCCGCAAAGAATGTCTGTGGGAAATCTTGGGATGAGGTAGGTCTTTTCATGTTTCACTTTACAGCGCTGTGGTATATAAACGTTTTAGAAAAGCATTTTCAGAGGAGCAAGCACCTCTACAGCAGACAGGAATTGGGAGATCTGACAGCAACAGATAGGGCAGAAGATCGGTTTTTGAGCGAGTGTTCAAGAGACTGCATTCCTGTTCCTTCACTGCTCTCTATCATTGTCATcagttccaaaaaaaaaatttctttttgatttaTCAGATGCATATTTTCACCTATCTGCGACTTGGTCCTGTGCATTTTCTCGCGCTTGGAATCAGTTATATATGTTCCCACGGCTGAGTTCTCGTGGCCCTCCGTAGGTCATTATAATATTCTCCTTTGCTGTGTATTTCCGTTTCTATAACTCAGCATGGTCTTAGTTTTACGACACGAAATCCAAAAACGTTCTATATTGCTAAAATAAGAAAGCGATAGGACGTCAGACCATATCACGAGGTGGTCGAGACCAA from Pocillopora verrucosa isolate sample1 chromosome 1, ASM3666991v2, whole genome shotgun sequence includes:
- the LOC131788847 gene encoding ectonucleoside triphosphate diphosphohydrolase 8, yielding MLSTDEEDNSPLIQRTEIRSSVCHVRDWVGCIVATFLIIFGISCISVISVYKAKVKNEYGIVLDAGSTHTSMFVYKWTVDDVVKGTALVEEIGECVVKDKDNHVAGISSYVSDPAEAGQSLQGCITNTAKKLIPSYLRKRSPIYLGATAGMRLLKEMNPAAASSILASVRKTLKSSPFMFEDDYARIISGEEEGLSSWVTVNYLNGNFNTSQETIGALDMGGASTQITFTSSKAAQHSSKLKLYGTKYQLYTHSYLCYGKKEAERRFYAQLVKESNSTAKVYNPCGPKGYMQNITSTYLRSSPCVKGLTSNQTTFTLMGTGNYSLCSKEVSKLFNFTSCQGNSSCSFDSVYQPTTDGKQFFAFSGYYTVTKDLNLTSNASLDQLQASAKNVCGKSWDEIKTIPTKYPQFLPFYCFDALYVYTILSRGYHFENSTAKLQFVGTVNRLSLGWALGFMINATNLLPIEKPALVSIHLFHSGVYVVVVIVGALLLSTGVLICITSAGRIYKQRQSNVQGLVL